One genomic segment of Mycolicibacterium neworleansense includes these proteins:
- the eccA gene encoding type VII secretion AAA-ATPase EccA has protein sequence MVDHLAGMFGSAVGMLSSSPARSLEMFTEITNYDETACDAWVGRIRCGDNDRVTLFRAWYSRSNFGQLAGSAEISMNGVGARIPIGGIYGKDISYPINSPLAITMGFAVQEASEGNFADAMEALEDAPAGGSDHLVSWVKAVIYGAAQRWTDVIEQVRGADQWPDKFLAAAAGVAHGVAAANLGLFTEADRRLTEANDTPAGQACAPAIAWYLAMARRYQGNEESAQVLLEWLQANFPETKVTAALRDPAYRLETTTPEKIAARTDPWDPSSVVADTSARDKLLAEAQAELDRQIGLNRVKEQIEAYRAATQMARIRAARGMKVAQTSKHMIFAGPPGTGKTTIARVVANILAGLGVIAEPKLIETSRKDFVAEYEGQSAVKTAKTIDRALGGVLFIDEAYTLVQERDGRADPFGTEALDTLLARMENDRDRLVVIIAGYSNDIDRLLETNDGLRSRFATRIEFDSYSPDDIVEITKVIAKANDSQLDDTAAKRVHEAASLLSQRTLNGKPALDIAGNGRYARQLVEAGEQNRDMRLSRSLDFENLGVDQLSEVNGEDMAAAIAAVHSRLNIGE, from the coding sequence ATGGTTGACCACCTCGCTGGGATGTTCGGCTCGGCAGTCGGGATGCTGAGCAGTTCTCCGGCGCGTTCGCTCGAGATGTTCACCGAGATCACCAACTATGACGAAACCGCGTGTGATGCGTGGGTCGGCCGGATCCGCTGTGGTGACAACGACCGGGTGACGTTGTTCCGCGCCTGGTACTCACGCTCGAACTTCGGCCAGTTGGCCGGCTCGGCCGAGATCTCGATGAACGGTGTCGGCGCGCGGATTCCGATCGGCGGTATCTACGGCAAGGACATCTCCTACCCGATCAACTCGCCGCTGGCGATCACCATGGGTTTCGCCGTGCAAGAGGCGTCGGAGGGGAATTTCGCCGACGCGATGGAGGCATTGGAGGATGCCCCGGCCGGCGGCTCGGACCACCTGGTGTCCTGGGTGAAGGCCGTGATCTACGGTGCGGCGCAACGCTGGACCGACGTGATCGAACAGGTCCGTGGCGCCGACCAGTGGCCGGACAAGTTCCTGGCCGCCGCGGCGGGTGTGGCCCATGGTGTGGCCGCGGCCAACCTCGGGCTGTTCACCGAGGCCGACCGCAGGCTGACCGAGGCCAATGACACGCCTGCCGGCCAGGCTTGCGCACCGGCGATCGCCTGGTACCTGGCGATGGCTCGGCGCTACCAGGGCAACGAGGAGTCGGCCCAGGTACTGCTGGAATGGCTGCAGGCCAACTTCCCTGAGACCAAAGTCACTGCGGCACTGCGTGATCCGGCCTACCGCTTGGAGACCACCACTCCCGAGAAGATCGCCGCCCGCACCGATCCGTGGGATCCGTCCAGCGTGGTCGCCGACACCTCGGCGCGGGACAAGCTGCTCGCCGAGGCGCAGGCCGAGCTCGACCGGCAGATCGGCCTGAACCGGGTCAAGGAGCAGATCGAGGCCTACCGGGCGGCAACCCAGATGGCCAGGATCCGTGCCGCGCGCGGCATGAAGGTGGCCCAGACCTCCAAGCACATGATCTTCGCGGGTCCGCCCGGCACCGGTAAGACCACGATTGCGCGCGTGGTGGCCAACATCCTGGCCGGTCTCGGCGTCATCGCGGAGCCGAAGCTGATCGAAACCTCGCGTAAGGATTTCGTGGCGGAGTACGAGGGTCAGTCGGCGGTGAAGACGGCCAAGACGATCGACCGCGCGCTGGGCGGTGTGCTGTTCATCGACGAGGCTTACACCCTGGTGCAGGAGCGCGACGGTCGCGCCGACCCGTTCGGCACCGAGGCGCTGGACACCCTGCTGGCCCGGATGGAGAACGACCGCGACCGGTTGGTGGTGATCATCGCCGGCTACAGCAACGACATCGATCGCCTGCTGGAGACGAACGACGGCCTGCGCTCGCGTTTCGCGACTCGCATCGAGTTCGACTCCTACTCACCCGACGACATTGTCGAGATCACCAAAGTCATTGCCAAGGCCAATGATTCGCAGCTCGACGATACGGCGGCCAAGCGGGTGCACGAGGCGGCGAGCCTGCTCAGTCAACGCACCCTCAATGGCAAGCCGGCACTGGACATCGCCGGTAACGGACGCTACGCCCGCCAGCTGGTGGAGGCCGGTGAGCAGAACCGCGACATGCGGCTGTCCCGGTCGCTCGACTTCGAGAACCTGGGTGTGGATCAGCTCAGTGAGGTCAACGGAGAAGACATGGCGGCGGCGATCGCGGCGGTCCACAGCCGCCTGAACATCGGCGAATAA
- a CDS encoding secretion protein EspD → MGDFPPHHPDDDDDYDNLSALDFSYPDDGSDAAGLDALGTYDEDGVVFGDIVSDESESDVAASGGGGYLDGSVNEDENLAVPLFTVTNPPETVTVTAFMDGRVHQIELAPRVTNLTERDLAEEILVIAGLAAQQAKSAQYSFMLAGMREHGHDDAATRDFLTRDLDLLTPEQADDARAQVFSTRYGGDHG, encoded by the coding sequence GTGGGTGACTTTCCGCCACATCATCCGGACGACGATGACGACTACGACAACCTCTCGGCCCTGGACTTCTCGTACCCGGACGACGGTTCGGACGCCGCCGGCCTGGATGCGCTCGGAACGTACGACGAGGACGGTGTTGTCTTCGGCGACATCGTTTCTGACGAATCAGAATCCGACGTCGCCGCATCCGGCGGCGGTGGATACCTGGATGGTTCCGTCAACGAGGACGAGAACCTTGCGGTACCGCTGTTCACCGTCACCAATCCGCCCGAAACCGTCACGGTGACGGCGTTCATGGACGGTCGGGTGCATCAGATCGAATTGGCACCCAGAGTCACCAACCTGACCGAACGGGATCTCGCCGAGGAGATCCTGGTGATCGCGGGCCTGGCCGCTCAACAGGCCAAGTCCGCCCAGTACTCGTTCATGCTCGCCGGAATGCGTGAGCATGGGCACGACGACGCGGCGACCCGCGACTTTCTGACCCGCGACCTGGATCTGCTCACCCCGGAGCAAGCCGATGATGCTCGGGCCCAGGTCTTTTCGACTCGCTATGGAGGCGATCATGGTTGA
- a CDS encoding ESX secretion-associated protein EspG: MTNAFSADANTAAIDDVVGAELTIDGILVVADKLGLTDFPPSMGIRLNIPQPDLRKTVWEQVERDLMAQGVLDVYGTPHPEVAAMLDTLSRPDRTLEGRWWRRDAGGKMIRFVVCRKGGRHVVVARDNDMLVLQRVAAQVGLAGMVMTVLGEGMPANVEPLTGVAATLANCRTADELTGYGIPPTSARVYANIISEPESWVELVVSERNPGGTTSQVDVAAGVLDSKLGRIVSIPRRVNGELYGSFLTGTKDNLQRALDGLIEFLPSASWFDKSESDSSYLH, encoded by the coding sequence CTGGTGGTTGCCGACAAGCTCGGACTGACCGATTTCCCGCCTTCGATGGGAATTCGGCTGAACATTCCGCAACCTGATCTGCGCAAAACCGTGTGGGAACAGGTTGAGCGCGACCTCATGGCCCAGGGTGTGCTGGACGTGTACGGGACCCCGCACCCCGAGGTGGCCGCCATGCTCGACACGTTGAGCCGGCCCGACCGCACGTTGGAGGGACGCTGGTGGCGTCGCGACGCGGGCGGGAAGATGATCCGGTTCGTGGTGTGCCGCAAGGGCGGCCGGCATGTGGTCGTCGCTCGCGACAACGACATGCTGGTGTTGCAGCGGGTGGCCGCGCAGGTGGGTCTGGCCGGCATGGTGATGACCGTGCTCGGAGAGGGTATGCCTGCCAACGTCGAGCCGTTGACCGGTGTCGCGGCGACCCTGGCCAATTGCCGGACCGCCGACGAGCTGACCGGTTACGGCATCCCCCCGACCTCGGCCCGGGTGTACGCGAACATCATCTCCGAGCCTGAGAGCTGGGTGGAACTCGTGGTGTCCGAGCGGAATCCGGGTGGCACCACCTCGCAGGTCGATGTGGCCGCGGGTGTGCTCGATTCCAAGCTGGGCCGGATCGTGTCCATCCCGCGCCGGGTGAACGGGGAGCTCTACGGCAGCTTCCTGACCGGAACCAAGGACAATCTGCAGCGGGCGCTGGACGGGTTGATCGAGTTCCTGCCCTCGGCTTCGTGGTTCGACAAGTCTGAATCGGACAGCTCCTACCTGCACTGA